The following proteins come from a genomic window of Micavibrio aeruginosavorus EPB:
- a CDS encoding type II toxin-antitoxin system RatA family toxin — protein sequence MPTHAERRILPYTPEQMFDLVAKVDLYPQFLPWCIASRITKREKGADGADVIYADLIIGYKMVREAFSSRVTMTRPDTIHVEYMKGPMRHLNNQWRFERNADGTCTIDFFVDFEFKNPMLQKLITVFFHEAVKRMVGAFEDRAGALYAARATSSDSAIPSKNG from the coding sequence ATGCCAACCCACGCAGAACGCCGAATTTTACCCTACACACCGGAACAGATGTTTGATCTGGTCGCCAAGGTGGATCTGTATCCGCAATTCCTGCCCTGGTGCATTGCCAGCCGGATCACCAAGCGGGAAAAGGGCGCGGATGGGGCCGACGTGATTTATGCCGATTTGATCATCGGTTACAAAATGGTGCGCGAGGCCTTTTCATCCCGCGTGACCATGACCCGCCCAGATACAATTCATGTGGAATACATGAAGGGTCCGATGCGGCATTTGAACAATCAATGGCGGTTTGAACGCAACGCGGATGGAACCTGCACCATTGATTTCTTCGTTGATTTTGAATTCAAAAATCCGATGTTGCAAAAACTGATCACCGTGTTCTTCCACGAGGCCGTCAAACGCATGGTTGGTGCGTTTGAAGATCGTGCCGGCGCCCTTTACGCGGCGCGTGCCACATCGTCGGATTCTGCAATCCCGTCAAAAAACGGATAA
- the lipA gene encoding lipoyl synthase — protein sequence MTYNPDLLDRAKRHPEKQKNEDRPMGKKPDWLRVRAPQGTVYKDTLDIVRGQKLTTVCEEAGCPNIGECWNKKHATFMIMGEVCTRACAFCNVATGKPEELDKYEPLRVGVAVEQMGLKHVVITSVDRDDLDDCGADHFVKTIGAIRFKSPDTTVEILPGDFRGNIASIDAVIGAKPDVFNHNLETVPRLYPTVRPGARYFRSLRLLQRVKDVDPSIFTKSGLMVGLGETKEEVAQVMDDMRAADIDFITIGQYLQPTPKHAPVEKFWTPEEFEGLERMARAKGFLMVSASPLTRSSHHAGEDFARLKAAREEKLAAKQIVAPAAE from the coding sequence GTGACCTATAATCCCGACCTGCTGGATCGCGCCAAACGCCACCCGGAAAAGCAAAAGAACGAAGACCGCCCAATGGGGAAAAAGCCCGATTGGCTGCGCGTTCGCGCACCACAGGGCACCGTGTATAAAGACACGCTGGACATCGTCCGTGGCCAGAAACTGACCACCGTGTGCGAAGAAGCCGGGTGCCCGAATATTGGTGAATGCTGGAACAAAAAACACGCGACCTTCATGATTATGGGCGAGGTCTGCACGCGGGCTTGCGCGTTTTGTAACGTTGCCACGGGCAAGCCGGAGGAACTGGATAAATACGAACCGCTGCGCGTTGGTGTGGCTGTTGAGCAGATGGGCCTCAAACATGTCGTTATCACATCCGTTGACCGCGACGATCTGGATGATTGTGGCGCTGATCACTTTGTGAAAACCATTGGTGCGATCCGGTTTAAATCACCGGATACAACGGTGGAAATTCTGCCCGGTGATTTTCGTGGCAACATCGCATCCATCGATGCGGTGATTGGTGCAAAGCCGGATGTGTTTAACCACAACCTTGAAACCGTGCCGCGTTTGTACCCGACGGTTCGCCCGGGTGCGCGCTATTTCCGCTCCCTACGCCTGTTGCAACGGGTGAAGGATGTCGATCCGTCGATTTTCACCAAATCCGGCCTGATGGTTGGTTTGGGTGAAACGAAGGAAGAGGTGGCGCAGGTGATGGATGACATGCGCGCCGCCGATATTGATTTCATTACCATTGGCCAATATCTGCAACCCACGCCGAAACATGCTCCGGTCGAAAAATTCTGGACGCCGGAAGAATTCGAAGGGTTGGAGCGTATGGCCCGGGCCAAAGGGTTCCTGATGGTATCGGCTTCGCCGCTGACCCGCTCATCACACCATGCGGGCGAAGATTTCGCGCGTTTGAAAGCGGCGCGGGAAGAAAAGCTGGCTGCCAAGCAGATTGTTGCACCTGCGGCCGAGTAA
- a CDS encoding histidine phosphatase family protein — MLFFIRHGQTDANLNRLNAGGEWDVPLNETGMAQARAFNETQQEFIEQVDTVFVSPMTRAQQTAELILKGHSKPVEVVEGLREWNLGEWSGTRWDEVGDYFTDRLNPPGGETMDAFEKRTIDNLKYAAGQHAGRVLVVAHGGLWYVYAALAKHKKLLIDNCQSEEICRLKLNEVVL; from the coding sequence ATGCTGTTTTTCATCCGTCATGGCCAAACCGATGCCAATTTGAACCGCCTGAATGCGGGCGGTGAATGGGATGTGCCGTTGAATGAAACAGGCATGGCCCAGGCGCGCGCCTTCAACGAAACGCAGCAGGAATTTATCGAACAGGTCGATACCGTGTTCGTCAGCCCGATGACCCGGGCCCAGCAAACGGCCGAACTGATCCTGAAGGGACATTCCAAGCCGGTTGAGGTGGTCGAAGGTCTGCGCGAATGGAATTTGGGTGAATGGTCCGGCACACGATGGGACGAAGTAGGGGATTATTTCACCGACCGCCTGAACCCGCCCGGCGGCGAAACCATGGATGCGTTTGAAAAACGAACCATCGACAATTTGAAATACGCGGCGGGTCAACATGCGGGCCGCGTTCTGGTCGTGGCGCATGGTGGGCTCTGGTATGTTTATGCCGCGCTGGCGAAACATAAAAAGTTGCTGATTGATAATTGCCAATCCGAAGAAATCTGCCGTTTGAAACTGAATGAGGTGGTGCTGTGA
- a CDS encoding cysteine hydrolase family protein: MATRILDVVDMQFDFMKSNGGLYVPNAEPLIERTNDFFRSIPRGLYDLALIKYDTHFPCEYQNSPEKADFPDIHCPYGAQGWELVVNDAELAQRMPVYYMAKNTFDMWQKNPISDRAQMFFDTDAEEQAYDNLYHVTRDRQVLQTGELRDEFMRRVVKLGQGDVEVTMIGVASDFCVHDAMMGYLQRGAHVRVVADLVAGIGTPVPGRAPKGTIGDVINLPVFQPYVQNKQLKIISLQDALKP, from the coding sequence ATGGCGACGCGTATTCTTGATGTTGTTGATATGCAGTTCGATTTTATGAAGTCGAATGGTGGGCTCTATGTTCCGAATGCCGAGCCGTTGATTGAGCGGACCAATGATTTTTTCCGGTCCATCCCGCGCGGTCTTTATGATCTGGCGCTGATCAAATACGACACCCATTTTCCGTGCGAATATCAAAACAGCCCGGAAAAGGCCGATTTTCCGGATATTCACTGTCCCTATGGCGCGCAAGGATGGGAACTGGTCGTCAATGATGCTGAACTGGCGCAACGGATGCCGGTTTATTATATGGCGAAAAACACGTTCGACATGTGGCAGAAAAATCCGATTTCCGATCGCGCTCAAATGTTCTTCGACACGGACGCGGAAGAACAAGCCTATGATAACCTCTATCACGTAACCCGTGACCGTCAGGTTCTTCAAACCGGTGAATTGCGCGATGAATTTATGCGCCGCGTGGTCAAGCTGGGGCAGGGTGACGTTGAAGTCACCATGATCGGGGTTGCTTCGGATTTTTGCGTTCATGACGCCATGATGGGGTATCTGCAGCGCGGGGCGCATGTTCGCGTTGTGGCCGATCTTGTTGCCGGTATTGGTACACCAGTTCCGGGCCGTGCGCCAAAGGGAACAATTGGTGATGTGATTAATCTGCCTGTGTTCCAGCCCTATGTGCAGAATAAGCAACTGAAAATCATCAGCCTTCAGGATGCGTTGAAGCCGTAA
- the lpdA gene encoding dihydrolipoyl dehydrogenase yields MAEHAFDVVVIGSGPGGYVAAIRAAQLGMKTAIIEANHLGGICLNWGCIPTKALLRSAEVYHLMNHANDFGLSATGVSFDLKKIVDRSRAVSKQLSGGIGHLMKKNKITVFDGWGKLAGKGKVTVEKDKKITDTLSAKHIIIATGARARVLPGLEPDGKLVWTYREALVPDVMPKSLLVVGSGAIGIEFASFFRTLGADVTVAEVMDRVMPVEDEEISAIARKSFEKQGMKIMTGVKVTKLEKGKDNVTAHIEVGGKVEKITVDRVIMAVGIVANIENIGLENTKVKTERGQIVTDGYLRTAEPGVYAIGDVAGAPWLAHKASHEGVVCVEKIAGEKDVHPIKRENIPGCTYCHPHVASVGLTEAKAKEAGYTVKVGKFPFIGNGKAIALGDSDGLVKTVFDAKTGELLGAHMVGPEVTELIHAFVVGKTMEATELDFMHTIFPHPTLSEAIHESVLAAYGKVIHI; encoded by the coding sequence ATGGCTGAACACGCGTTTGATGTTGTTGTAATTGGAAGCGGTCCGGGGGGGTACGTTGCGGCTATTCGCGCGGCCCAGCTGGGAATGAAAACCGCGATTATTGAAGCCAACCATCTGGGCGGTATCTGTTTGAACTGGGGGTGTATCCCGACCAAGGCCTTGTTGCGTTCTGCCGAAGTTTATCACCTGATGAATCATGCCAATGATTTTGGTCTGTCGGCGACGGGCGTATCATTCGATTTGAAAAAAATCGTCGATCGATCCCGTGCGGTGTCTAAACAGCTTTCTGGTGGCATTGGCCACCTGATGAAAAAGAACAAGATCACCGTGTTCGATGGCTGGGGCAAGCTGGCCGGCAAAGGTAAAGTCACGGTTGAGAAAGACAAGAAAATCACCGACACCCTGTCCGCCAAACACATCATCATTGCCACCGGTGCACGGGCGCGTGTTCTGCCCGGGCTGGAGCCTGATGGAAAGCTCGTCTGGACTTATCGTGAAGCGCTGGTGCCGGATGTGATGCCGAAATCCCTGCTTGTTGTGGGATCCGGCGCCATTGGTATCGAATTTGCCAGCTTCTTCCGTACGCTGGGTGCCGACGTCACCGTGGCCGAGGTGATGGACCGTGTGATGCCGGTGGAAGATGAAGAAATCTCCGCCATCGCGCGCAAATCTTTTGAAAAGCAGGGCATGAAGATCATGACCGGTGTCAAAGTGACGAAGCTTGAGAAGGGTAAGGACAACGTAACCGCCCATATCGAAGTGGGTGGCAAGGTTGAAAAGATCACCGTTGATCGCGTGATCATGGCCGTTGGTATTGTTGCCAACATTGAAAATATTGGTTTGGAAAACACCAAGGTGAAAACCGAACGCGGCCAGATCGTCACCGACGGATATCTGCGCACCGCTGAACCCGGCGTTTATGCGATTGGCGATGTGGCCGGTGCCCCGTGGCTGGCGCACAAGGCATCACACGAAGGCGTGGTATGCGTTGAAAAAATCGCTGGTGAAAAAGATGTTCATCCGATCAAGCGTGAAAATATCCCCGGCTGCACCTATTGCCATCCGCATGTGGCATCCGTTGGCTTGACCGAAGCCAAAGCAAAAGAAGCTGGTTACACCGTCAAAGTCGGGAAATTCCCCTTCATCGGCAACGGCAAGGCCATCGCCCTGGGTGATTCCGATGGGTTGGTGAAAACCGTGTTTGATGCGAAAACCGGTGAATTGCTGGGCGCACATATGGTGGGTCCGGAAGTGACCGAACTGATCCATGCCTTCGTTGTGGGCAAGACAATGGAAGCCACGGAACTGGATTTCATGCACACCATCTTCCCGCACCCGACATTGTCGGAAGCGATTCATGAGAGTGTTCTGGCGGCGTATGGAAAGGTTATCCATATCTAA
- a CDS encoding methyl-accepting chemotaxis protein: MRFLSNLKIKTKILMIILLAVLGNLAIVYANADATRTMLQNERTLKTRHLTEAAYTLIEKSYADFKAGALTEDEAKSAVLETLKALRYETNDYFWVNTPEPRVVMHPMIPKIVGIDLAAENPKLHTLFSEMSVAAKSTDKGGAYNYLWQKPGADQDQLFPKVSYVKYFAPWNWVVGTGIYIDDVQAAFRHNLIEGLITAAMVMAVIILLSMLISADLSKPMKKLSNDLKELASGNINVESEYGGRKDEVGDIARAFNVFKQNTIEKYRLEAEQKENERRQAEEKKALMLKMADSFDERVGKIVESVGHAASDLQMMAGSLSSAIEETTQQSQHVADSSNRASSNVATVAAATEELSVSIQEISSNILTTSSAARTCASYAEQSQAKLDSLQAAISEIDAVVQTINAVAEQTNLLALNATIEASRAGDAGKGFSVVASEVKTLANQTRNMTNEISSRVEHVKNSAMETVETVKAIISGVNEVDGQTAHIAAAVEEQTTATQEISRNIQIASESTNTVSTSIEEVKVATEHSAQSTSQLKESSDMLAMQADMLKKSVNEFLDQIRNG, translated from the coding sequence ATGCGTTTTTTAAGCAACCTGAAAATCAAAACCAAGATTTTGATGATTATCCTTTTGGCGGTGCTGGGCAATCTGGCGATTGTTTATGCCAATGCCGACGCCACCCGAACAATGTTGCAAAATGAACGCACATTAAAGACCCGCCACCTGACGGAAGCGGCCTATACACTGATTGAAAAATCATATGCGGATTTCAAGGCTGGTGCGCTAACCGAGGACGAAGCAAAGTCGGCCGTGCTGGAAACGCTCAAAGCCCTGCGCTATGAAACCAACGATTACTTCTGGGTCAACACGCCGGAACCACGCGTGGTTATGCACCCGATGATCCCGAAAATTGTCGGCATCGACCTGGCGGCGGAGAACCCGAAACTGCACACCCTCTTTTCTGAAATGTCTGTGGCTGCAAAATCGACGGACAAGGGCGGTGCCTATAACTATCTCTGGCAGAAGCCGGGCGCTGATCAGGATCAACTCTTCCCGAAAGTATCCTATGTGAAGTATTTCGCACCATGGAATTGGGTTGTAGGCACCGGGATTTATATTGACGATGTTCAGGCCGCCTTTCGTCACAACCTGATCGAGGGGCTGATAACTGCGGCGATGGTCATGGCTGTCATTATCCTTTTATCCATGCTGATTTCGGCGGACTTGTCCAAGCCGATGAAGAAGCTCAGCAACGATTTGAAAGAATTGGCGTCCGGCAATATCAATGTTGAAAGTGAATATGGCGGCCGTAAGGACGAAGTCGGCGATATCGCCCGTGCTTTCAACGTGTTTAAACAAAACACCATCGAAAAATACCGTCTGGAAGCTGAACAGAAGGAAAATGAACGCCGTCAGGCCGAAGAGAAAAAGGCCCTGATGCTGAAAATGGCGGATTCATTCGATGAACGCGTTGGTAAGATCGTTGAATCCGTCGGCCATGCCGCTTCGGATTTGCAGATGATGGCGGGCAGCCTGTCCAGCGCAATCGAAGAAACCACACAGCAAAGCCAGCATGTGGCCGATTCATCCAATCGCGCATCATCCAACGTGGCCACCGTTGCCGCCGCGACGGAAGAATTAAGCGTGTCGATTCAGGAAATTTCATCCAATATCCTGACCACATCAAGCGCGGCCCGGACATGCGCATCCTATGCCGAGCAATCACAGGCCAAGCTGGACTCGCTGCAAGCCGCGATCAGCGAAATTGACGCCGTTGTGCAGACCATTAACGCCGTGGCCGAACAAACCAACCTGCTCGCTCTGAATGCGACAATTGAGGCCTCACGTGCAGGTGATGCTGGCAAGGGATTCTCGGTCGTTGCCAGTGAAGTAAAAACGCTGGCCAACCAGACCCGCAACATGACCAACGAAATTTCCAGCCGCGTCGAACATGTGAAGAACAGCGCGATGGAAACCGTTGAAACGGTCAAGGCCATCATCAGCGGCGTCAACGAAGTAGACGGCCAAACCGCCCATATCGCCGCCGCCGTTGAGGAACAAACCACCGCGACGCAGGAAATCAGCCGGAATATTCAGATCGCATCCGAAAGCACGAACACGGTGTCGACCAGCATCGAAGAGGTCAAAGTCGCCACGGAACACAGTGCCCAGTCGACAAGCCAGCTAAAAGAATCCTCCGACATGCTGGCGATGCAGGCGGATATGCTGAAAAAATCGGTAAACGAATTTCTGGACCAGATCCGAAATGGTTAA
- a CDS encoding deoxynucleoside kinase — protein MRVEIIGGMGVGKTTLCNAFTRLGIHCVNENLANNPYLNLAYADPASYGFYSQLSFYLGNFFTIRQSTQADRVTVFDFSVVTDRAYASLFLKDEAQRLALETIDFLEEKEGQADLYLYLTCSPETQMARIRARNRDHEKGVTLDFIRDLEGHLANHAVRAAERGARIRTIDTEKFDLLNDADFVAVLGENLRTGDNPLASMAELRGLRAVA, from the coding sequence ATGCGTGTAGAAATTATTGGCGGCATGGGTGTCGGGAAAACAACGCTGTGCAATGCGTTCACCCGCCTTGGTATTCATTGTGTGAATGAAAATCTGGCCAACAACCCATATCTGAACCTGGCTTATGCCGATCCGGCGTCTTACGGGTTTTATTCGCAATTGTCTTTCTATCTCGGCAACTTCTTCACCATCCGCCAAAGCACACAGGCCGACCGCGTCACCGTGTTTGATTTCTCGGTTGTCACCGATCGCGCCTATGCCAGTCTGTTCCTGAAAGATGAAGCGCAACGTCTGGCGCTGGAGACGATTGATTTTCTGGAGGAAAAAGAAGGGCAGGCGGATTTGTACCTGTATTTGACCTGTTCGCCGGAAACACAAATGGCCCGTATTCGTGCCCGCAACCGCGACCATGAAAAGGGTGTAACGCTGGATTTCATCCGCGATCTGGAAGGGCACCTGGCCAACCATGCGGTACGCGCGGCGGAACGCGGTGCGCGTATCCGCACGATTGATACAGAGAAGTTCGACTTGTTGAACGATGCCGATTTTGTGGCGGTTCTGGGCGAAAATCTGCGCACGGGCGACAACCCGCTGGCCAGCATGGCCGAATTGCGTGGCCTGCGCGCCGTGGCGTAG
- a CDS encoding deoxynucleoside kinase, producing the protein MRIELVGGLGVGKSTLCQALEKVGFNCIYENLSTNPFLADCFVDPVNFRFPSQMWFVLSKFHEIKKFEKPGCVNVLDQGVLNVRAYTNMLFRDEDPEALGVIDQCFDYLDGRLGRPDLYINLQCSPEAQMKRIRGRNRDHEKGVTLDYVTSLQREMNDLVERARADGDAVMDIDTEAVYFPGNTAYAETLARHIAGMFDMSVEKVLGQKRPMDVDLPLYEDAIAAE; encoded by the coding sequence ATGCGGATCGAGCTTGTCGGCGGTTTGGGTGTAGGCAAGTCAACGCTGTGTCAGGCGCTCGAAAAAGTCGGGTTTAACTGCATTTATGAAAATTTGTCGACCAATCCGTTTCTGGCGGATTGCTTCGTTGATCCGGTCAATTTCCGGTTCCCGTCGCAAATGTGGTTCGTTTTATCGAAATTCCACGAAATCAAGAAATTCGAAAAGCCGGGATGCGTCAACGTTCTGGACCAGGGCGTTTTGAACGTCCGGGCTTATACCAACATGCTGTTCCGGGATGAAGACCCGGAAGCACTCGGCGTGATCGACCAGTGCTTTGATTATCTGGATGGCCGTCTGGGCCGGCCGGATCTGTATATCAACCTGCAATGTTCACCGGAAGCGCAGATGAAACGCATCCGTGGCCGCAACCGCGACCATGAAAAGGGTGTGACGCTGGATTACGTGACATCCCTGCAACGCGAAATGAACGACCTGGTCGAACGCGCCCGCGCCGATGGTGACGCCGTGATGGATATTGATACCGAAGCCGTTTATTTCCCCGGCAACACGGCCTATGCCGAAACGCTGGCACGGCATATTGCCGGTATGTTTGATATGAGTGTTGAAAAAGTTCTCGGGCAGAAACGCCCAATGGACGTCGATTTGCCTCTGTATGAAGATGCAATCGCGGCTGAATAA
- a CDS encoding class I SAM-dependent methyltransferase produces MASNTGQSDFVVSLKSALGQGTFVKMSLSHYVGTEKDLKKIDVRKIIVKREEKLSFTYHYKTRDIVKNYDIPVAVGMIQKAVLSDFKAGTLFTTQYDLVLDKNTVKEKPASHSEVPSADHDRNKNRLVPSDGSHYLRDLKITDPNGRVFDKAQDKFRQINKYIEIIDGLTKNASPDTFKNIVDMGAGKGYLTFALYDYLKNIRNIDVRVMGVEYRPDLVMLCNQIAKNSSFDGLSFAQGAIDNFNADGVNMLIALHACDTATDDAIAKGIKAGSEFIIVAPCCHKQIRREMEKNGAGDTLGLLTRHGIFMERQAEMVTDTLRGMILEYHGYDVKIFEFISAEHTAKNVMIVAQKKKGGKAGQAKIAADIDAFKQQFGVTTHYLETIV; encoded by the coding sequence ATGGCATCAAACACCGGACAGTCTGATTTTGTTGTGTCCCTGAAATCTGCTTTGGGGCAGGGGACTTTTGTTAAAATGTCCCTGAGCCATTATGTGGGCACGGAAAAAGACCTGAAGAAAATCGACGTTCGAAAAATCATTGTGAAGCGTGAGGAAAAACTCAGCTTCACCTATCACTACAAAACCCGCGACATCGTCAAAAATTACGACATCCCGGTCGCCGTTGGTATGATCCAGAAGGCCGTCCTGTCGGATTTCAAGGCCGGGACGTTGTTCACAACGCAATATGATCTGGTGTTGGACAAAAATACTGTGAAGGAAAAACCGGCCAGCCATAGCGAAGTGCCCTCCGCCGATCATGACCGCAATAAAAACCGCCTGGTTCCGTCGGATGGCAGCCATTATCTGCGTGACCTGAAAATCACGGATCCGAATGGCCGTGTGTTTGACAAGGCGCAGGACAAGTTCCGCCAGATTAATAAATACATCGAAATCATCGACGGTCTGACCAAAAACGCATCCCCCGATACGTTTAAAAACATTGTCGATATGGGTGCGGGCAAGGGGTATCTGACCTTCGCCCTGTATGATTATTTGAAAAATATCCGCAATATTGATGTGCGGGTTATGGGTGTTGAATATCGACCCGATCTGGTCATGTTGTGCAACCAGATTGCGAAGAATTCATCGTTTGATGGCCTGTCCTTTGCCCAAGGCGCGATTGATAATTTCAATGCCGATGGCGTGAATATGCTGATCGCCCTGCATGCGTGCGATACGGCGACGGATGATGCAATCGCCAAGGGGATCAAGGCGGGCTCTGAATTCATTATCGTTGCCCCGTGCTGCCACAAACAAATCCGCCGAGAGATGGAGAAGAACGGGGCGGGCGACACGCTCGGTCTGCTGACCCGCCATGGCATTTTCATGGAACGTCAGGCCGAAATGGTCACCGACACGCTGCGCGGTATGATCCTGGAATATCACGGTTATGACGTGAAGATTTTTGAATTTATTTCCGCCGAACACACCGCCAAAAACGTCATGATCGTGGCGCAGAAGAAAAAGGGCGGAAAGGCCGGTCAGGCTAAAATTGCGGCGGATATTGACGCCTTTAAACAGCAATTTGGCGTGACAACCCATTATTTAGAAACAATAGTTTGA
- a CDS encoding acyl-CoA thioesterase yields MTEQFVKFKYPLKIIERHLDTFGHMNNATYLEVLEEARWDFINQRGYGMAKIRESALGPTILECNIKFMKELRLHQNVVIETQTTSCAGKIATLKQVIYNDNNEACAEAVFTIALFDLKARKLVLPTPEWLYAIGVSESV; encoded by the coding sequence GTGACGGAACAATTTGTAAAATTTAAATACCCGCTGAAAATCATCGAACGTCATCTGGATACGTTCGGTCACATGAATAATGCGACCTATCTTGAGGTTCTGGAAGAAGCGCGGTGGGATTTTATCAATCAACGTGGTTACGGCATGGCGAAAATCCGCGAAAGCGCATTGGGCCCCACCATTTTGGAATGCAATATCAAGTTTATGAAGGAATTGCGCCTGCACCAAAATGTGGTGATTGAAACGCAAACCACATCATGCGCAGGAAAAATCGCCACGTTGAAACAGGTGATTTACAACGATAACAACGAAGCGTGCGCCGAAGCCGTGTTCACCATCGCTTTATTCGACCTGAAGGCCCGCAAGCTGGTTTTACCAACGCCGGAATGGCTCTATGCCATTGGCGTGAGCGAGTCCGTGTAA
- a CDS encoding deoxynucleoside kinase, translating into MAKRIEVSGILAAGKSTLCDVFAEHGFPVAREDVRNNPYWIKAQKDPARYELLLQKWILKQRFAEVANAVSSPSPIPYVIDYCLAVDKAYADFYLSRTAPSDMAKTHRAIDRMYKANGNPDLVIHLHCDSDELLRRIKHRGRDFEQAHTIEFLDALGEKIKYYLDALKADGSVPVWEIDTTKGLPEIDGHAIRKIMGMVSP; encoded by the coding sequence ATGGCAAAGCGGATTGAAGTTTCGGGCATTTTGGCCGCCGGTAAATCAACGTTATGCGATGTGTTTGCAGAACATGGTTTTCCGGTCGCGCGTGAAGATGTCCGAAACAATCCATACTGGATCAAGGCCCAGAAAGACCCTGCACGATATGAACTGTTGTTGCAAAAGTGGATTTTGAAACAACGTTTTGCCGAAGTGGCCAACGCAGTATCATCCCCATCACCCATTCCGTATGTGATTGATTATTGTCTGGCCGTTGATAAAGCCTATGCCGATTTTTATTTGAGCCGTACCGCGCCCTCGGATATGGCCAAAACACACCGCGCCATTGATCGCATGTACAAGGCCAATGGCAATCCCGATCTGGTCATTCACCTGCATTGTGACAGCGACGAATTGTTGCGGCGTATAAAACATCGCGGACGCGATTTTGAACAGGCTCACACGATTGAGTTTCTGGACGCGTTGGGTGAAAAAATAAAATATTACTTGGATGCGTTAAAGGCGGATGGTTCCGTACCCGTATGGGAAATTGATACGACCAAGGGCTTGCCCGAAATCGATGGCCATGCCATTCGTAAAATTATGGGGATGGTGTCGCCGTGA
- a CDS encoding pyruvate dehydrogenase complex dihydrolipoamide acetyltransferase has product MPIQITMPALSPTMTEGKLAKWTKKEGDKIKAGDVIAEIETDKATMEVEAVDEGTLGKILVADGTEGVAVNTPIAMLLEDGESAADLGKAAAPKAAPMAPSAAPAAAPVAQKAAPVAVQMDKGSRVFASPLARRLAGEKGIDLSAVSGTGPHGRIVKDDVLNFKGGAAKAPASAGASRTASAGPNAKQLADLLGMEYTELPNNNIRKVVASRLLESKQTVPHFYLTIDCRIDDLLAARERLNAEAKGAFKLSVNDFVIKASAMALKAYPAANVSWTDDAILQYHSSDISVAVATPNGLITPIVKSAETKGLRAISEEVKDLAARARDGKLKPVEFQGGTFSISNLGMYGIKDFAAIINPPQACILAVGAGIQQPVVVNGKLEVGTVMSVTLSVDHRAVDGAVGAEYLQVFKRYIENPVSMLV; this is encoded by the coding sequence ATGCCTATTCAAATCACAATGCCCGCCTTGTCCCCGACGATGACCGAAGGGAAATTGGCCAAATGGACCAAGAAAGAAGGCGACAAGATCAAGGCTGGTGACGTCATCGCCGAAATCGAAACCGACAAGGCGACGATGGAAGTCGAAGCCGTGGATGAAGGCACGCTGGGTAAAATTCTGGTGGCTGATGGCACCGAAGGTGTGGCTGTGAATACGCCGATTGCCATGTTGCTGGAAGATGGTGAAAGTGCGGCGGATCTGGGTAAGGCTGCCGCACCGAAGGCCGCTCCGATGGCGCCATCCGCTGCTCCGGCTGCGGCCCCTGTCGCGCAAAAGGCTGCGCCTGTTGCCGTGCAGATGGACAAAGGTTCCCGCGTTTTTGCATCGCCGTTGGCGCGTCGTTTGGCGGGTGAGAAGGGCATTGACCTGTCCGCTGTATCCGGCACGGGCCCGCATGGCCGTATCGTGAAGGATGACGTGCTGAACTTTAAAGGTGGCGCGGCAAAGGCTCCGGCTTCTGCGGGCGCATCGCGCACGGCATCGGCTGGTCCGAACGCCAAGCAACTGGCCGACCTGTTGGGTATGGAATACACGGAACTGCCGAACAACAATATCCGCAAGGTGGTTGCATCCCGCTTGTTGGAATCCAAACAAACGGTTCCGCATTTCTATCTGACCATTGATTGCCGGATTGATGATTTGCTGGCCGCGCGTGAGCGTTTGAATGCCGAAGCCAAGGGCGCATTCAAATTGTCGGTGAACGATTTCGTGATCAAGGCATCGGCCATGGCTTTGAAAGCCTACCCGGCGGCGAACGTGTCGTGGACGGATGATGCGATTTTGCAATATCACAGCTCCGATATCTCTGTGGCCGTGGCCACGCCGAACGGTTTGATTACGCCGATCGTTAAGTCCGCAGAGACCAAAGGTCTGCGCGCAATTTCTGAGGAAGTGAAGGATCTGGCCGCGCGTGCCCGTGATGGCAAATTGAAGCCGGTTGAATTTCAGGGCGGGACGTTCTCGATCTCGAACCTGGGCATGTATGGCATCAAGGACTTTGCCGCCATCATCAACCCGCCGCAGGCCTGCATTCTGGCTGTTGGCGCAGGGATTCAGCAACCGGTTGTCGTGAACGGCAAGCTGGAAGTGGGTACGGTCATGTCTGTTACGCTGTCGGTTGACCACCGTGCGGTGGATGGGGCCGTGGGTGCGGAATATCTGCAGGTGTTTAAGCGCTATATTGAAAATCCTGTATCCATGCTGGTGTAA